In Triticum aestivum cultivar Chinese Spring chromosome 5B, IWGSC CS RefSeq v2.1, whole genome shotgun sequence, the following proteins share a genomic window:
- the LOC123112217 gene encoding calmodulin-like protein 30: MSHLSILTFKYNLAKLRFKPSRPAGRLLSARDRQQSDLMMYKPDEEEMAKVFDKIAGEPGRISRSDLQALLQRFDKADAVGEARRMVCAADSNKDGYMDLEEFMEVHRNGVQLGDIRRAFFVFDRDRDGRITAEEVMDVLRRLGDSCSLEDCRKMVKEIDRNHDGFVDMDDFMVMMTRPRKRM, encoded by the coding sequence ATGTCGCACCTGAGCATCCTGACCTTCAAGTACAACCTAGCGAAGCTCCGGTTCAAGCCCTCCCGTCCGGCCGGACGGCTGCTGTCCGCCAGGGACCGGCAGCAGTCCGACCTGATGATGTACAAGCCTGACGAGGAGGAGATGGCCAAGGTGTTCGACAAGATTGCCGGTGAGCCTGGCCGGATCTCAAGGAGCGACCTCCAGGCCCTCCTGCAGAGGTTCGACAAGGCGGACGCCGTGGGCGAGGCGCGGCGGATGGTCTGCGCCGCCGACAGCAACAAGGATGGGTACATGGACCTGGAGGAGTTCATGGAGGTGCACAGGAACGGCGTCCAGCTGGGCGACATACGCCGAGCCTTCTTCGTGTTCGACAGGGACAGGGACGGCAGGATCACCGCGGAGGAGGTGATGGACGTCCTGCGCAGGCTCGGGGACAGCTGCAGCCTCGAGGACTGCCGGAAGATGGTGAAGGAGATCGACAGGAACCATGATGGGTTCGTGGACATGGATGACTTCATGGTCATGATGACACGCCCGAGGAAGAGGATGTAA